The nucleotide window TACTCTTTTACTCCTCTCGTATGTAGCTTTGTATCATGCTTTtctctaataataatataattttaacatcTTCCCCATGTTTTTAGTATATATTGTTTTCaagtgtaaattttaaaatagattgtaTTGCAAAATTAATATggccattgtttttttttatttttttaaagagtttatttttaagttgccagcgtggggctcaaactcacaaccctgagatcgagagtcgtACGCtcctccactgagccagccaggcgccctggtcattatttttatttttattttctttaatttttttttaacattcttagtTTATTAATCCTTTCATGAAAAATCTGCacaatcggggcgcctgggtggctcagtgggttaagccgctgccttcggctcaggtcatgatctcagggtcctgggatcgagccccgcatcgggctctctgctcagcggggagcctgcttcctcctctctctctgcctgcctctctgcctgcttatgatctctgtctgtcaaataaataaataaataaaatcttaaaaaaaaaaaaaaaaaaaaatctgcacaatCACCACAGATAAAGCCACTGCAGCATCTTTACTCCTTCTGTTGTCCAATCTCCAGCTCACTCTTTTTGCCAGCACCAACATTGGCTTTCGCAGTCCCCCtgactttcttcattctgttcttgcATTCTTTTCGCTGTTTTCTTGaggtctttttcttctcatacAGACCATGTCTTGCAAGTCTAtgtttgggttcatttttctttgcataatccAAGGAATCATAAATCATGCCAAAACCAATTGTCTTGCCACCACCAAAATGGGTTCTGAATCCAAATACAAA belongs to Lutra lutra chromosome X, mLutLut1.2, whole genome shotgun sequence and includes:
- the LOC125092059 gene encoding 40S ribosomal protein S24-like, which gives rise to MNDTVTIRTRKFMTNRLLQCKQMVIDVLHPGKATVPKTEIREKLAKMYKTTPDVIFVFGFRTHFGGGKTIGFGMIYDSLDYAKKNEPKHRLARHGLYEKKKTSRKQRKECKNRMKKVRGTAKANVGAGKKSELEIGQQKE